Proteins encoded within one genomic window of Paramisgurnus dabryanus chromosome 11, PD_genome_1.1, whole genome shotgun sequence:
- the fkbp1aa gene encoding FKBP prolyl isomerase 1Aa — MGVEVETITPGDGSTFPKKGQTCIVHYVGSLTDGHKFDSSRDRGKPFKFKIGKQEVIRGWDEGVAQMSVGQRAKLTCTPDFGYGSKGHPGIIPGNATLIFDVELIGLE, encoded by the exons ATGGGAGTCGAGGTCGAAACCATTACTCCTGGAGACG GAAGTACCTTCCCTAAAAAAGGACAGACGTGTATCGTGCACTATGTGG GTTCTCTGACAGATGGACACAAGTTTGACTCCTCCCGGGACCGGGGCAAGCCTTTCAAATTCAAGATTGGCAAACAGGAAGTGATCCGTGGATGGGATGAGGGAGTTGCCCAG ATGAGTGTGGGGCAGCGTGCCAAGCTGACTTGCACTCCAGACTTTGGTTACGGGAGCAAGGGGCACCCAGGCATCATTCCCGGCAATGCCACCCTCATATTCGACGTTGAGCTGATTGGTTTGGAATAA